One window of Botrimarina mediterranea genomic DNA carries:
- a CDS encoding trans-sulfuration enzyme family protein — MHFRTRAIHIGQEPDPATGAVVPPVHFASTFAQPGAGEWREYNYSRSGNPTRHALEVTAASLEGCGPEGGALAFATGMAAIHCVIASLRAGDHILASSDLYGGAYRLLHKVADRAGLTVTLADATDLAAFEKAIEPNTRLVWVESPGNPLMTIIDLKGVAEIAHRHGALAACDNTIATPVLSRPLELGMDIVMHSATKYYGGHSDLMGGLLAMREKHVYDDLAFLQNATGAIMGPMESFLCSRGAKTLELRVREQSRSAQKVAEWLSQRKEVKRVLYPGLPTHPGHELAKRQMDGAFGGMLSFELNATDAQTKAFVKATQLFSIAVSFGAVESLISQPASMSHASYDPADRAKAGITDGLIRLSIGLESADDLIADLERALFSTT, encoded by the coding sequence ATGCACTTCCGCACGCGCGCTATCCACATCGGCCAAGAACCCGACCCCGCCACCGGCGCGGTCGTGCCGCCGGTTCATTTTGCTAGTACGTTTGCTCAGCCCGGCGCCGGTGAGTGGCGGGAGTACAACTACTCGCGTAGCGGGAACCCCACGCGGCATGCTCTTGAGGTGACCGCCGCTTCGCTCGAGGGGTGCGGGCCGGAGGGTGGGGCGCTGGCGTTTGCTACGGGGATGGCGGCGATTCATTGCGTGATCGCTTCGCTGCGGGCGGGGGATCATATCCTGGCTTCGAGCGATCTTTATGGCGGCGCCTATCGGCTGTTGCACAAGGTCGCCGACCGCGCGGGGCTGACGGTGACGCTCGCCGACGCCACGGACCTGGCGGCGTTTGAGAAGGCGATCGAGCCCAACACGCGGCTGGTGTGGGTCGAGTCGCCTGGCAATCCGCTGATGACGATCATTGATCTTAAGGGAGTGGCCGAGATCGCCCATCGCCACGGCGCCCTGGCGGCGTGCGACAACACGATCGCGACGCCCGTCCTGTCGCGGCCGCTGGAGCTGGGCATGGATATCGTTATGCACTCGGCCACCAAGTACTACGGCGGCCACAGCGATCTGATGGGCGGCCTGCTGGCGATGCGCGAGAAGCACGTCTACGACGACCTCGCTTTCCTACAGAACGCCACCGGCGCGATCATGGGCCCGATGGAGTCGTTCCTCTGCTCACGCGGCGCGAAGACGCTCGAACTACGAGTACGCGAGCAGTCGCGCTCGGCCCAGAAGGTCGCCGAGTGGCTGTCGCAACGCAAGGAAGTGAAGCGCGTCCTCTACCCCGGCCTGCCAACGCACCCGGGCCACGAGCTAGCGAAGCGCCAAATGGACGGCGCCTTCGGCGGCATGCTGTCCTTCGAGCTGAACGCGACCGACGCGCAGACGAAGGCTTTCGTCAAAGCCACGCAGCTGTTCAGCATCGCGGTGAGCTTCGGCGCGGTCGAGTCGCTAATCTCGCAACCCGCCAGCATGTCCCACGCCTCCTACGACCCGGCCGACCGCGCGAAAGCGGGCATCACCGACGGGCTGATCCGGCTGTCGATTGGTCTGGAATCGGCGGACGACCTGATCGCCGACCTCGAACGCGCACTCTTCTCTACTACTTGA
- a CDS encoding DUF559 domain-containing protein produces the protein MSEVDGRSHEGRHAADAARHAVIETAGFRVLRVGNDDVLENLEGVVEVIAKLLGAESGSPSPSPSLKGRGIKRPR, from the coding sequence TTGTCAGAGGTCGATGGCCGCAGCCACGAGGGGCGGCATGCCGCGGACGCGGCGCGGCATGCGGTGATCGAGACGGCGGGGTTTCGGGTGCTGCGGGTGGGGAATGACGACGTGCTGGAGAACTTGGAAGGGGTCGTTGAGGTGATTGCGAAGTTGCTCGGTGCGGAGAGCGGTTCACCCTCCCCTAGCCCCTCCCTGAAAGGGAGGGGGATAAAACGACCTCGCTGA
- a CDS encoding endonuclease domain-containing protein, translating into MPHHHRIPPKTTTNARTLRRNATHPERVLWYALRNRQVAGHKFRRQYPVGSFIVDFCCIEAGLVVRGRWPQPRGAACRGRGAACGDRDGGVSGAAGGE; encoded by the coding sequence ATGCCACACCACCACCGCATCCCCCCAAAAACAACCACCAACGCACGCACCCTCCGCCGCAACGCCACCCACCCCGAACGAGTCCTCTGGTACGCTCTCCGCAACCGCCAAGTTGCAGGTCACAAGTTCCGCCGCCAGTATCCGGTCGGCTCGTTCATAGTCGATTTCTGTTGTATCGAGGCGGGTTTGGTTGTCAGAGGTCGATGGCCGCAGCCACGAGGGGCGGCATGCCGCGGACGCGGCGCGGCATGCGGTGATCGAGACGGCGGGGTTTCGGGTGCTGCGGGTGGGGAATGA
- a CDS encoding sugar phosphate isomerase/epimerase family protein, whose protein sequence is MQLGFVSAILADQPLDEVLRFAAGEGFDCVEVLCWPPGGPDRKYGGVTHLDVTAFTQAMADDTRALIDKHGVAFSALGYYSIPLSADAEQAAAAIAHLYKVIDAAALLGLSGVNSFVGANQYLSMDDNFSKFLEVWPPIIKHAEERGVRIGIENCPMLYAKTWPFGLNLAHSPAVWRRMFEAIPSPNFGLNYDPSHLRMQLMDPVAPIREFGPRIFHTHAKDMRIDTHRLNDVGSLAPPMDRATAKLPGLGDIDWGAWIGALGDAGYKGPVCIEVEDEAYTGSLAERQRSLRISRNVLRPLIAG, encoded by the coding sequence ATGCAACTTGGTTTTGTCTCCGCCATTCTGGCTGATCAGCCGCTCGATGAGGTGCTGCGGTTTGCGGCGGGCGAGGGGTTTGATTGTGTGGAGGTGCTTTGTTGGCCTCCTGGGGGGCCGGACCGGAAGTATGGGGGCGTGACGCATCTCGACGTGACGGCGTTCACGCAGGCGATGGCGGACGATACGCGGGCGCTCATCGATAAGCACGGCGTCGCGTTCTCAGCGCTGGGGTATTACTCGATCCCCTTATCGGCGGACGCGGAGCAAGCGGCGGCGGCGATCGCGCACCTCTACAAGGTGATCGACGCGGCGGCGCTGCTGGGGCTGTCGGGCGTGAACTCGTTCGTTGGCGCCAATCAGTACCTGTCGATGGACGACAACTTCTCCAAGTTTCTTGAGGTGTGGCCGCCGATCATCAAGCATGCCGAGGAGCGGGGCGTGCGGATTGGGATTGAGAACTGCCCGATGCTGTACGCGAAGACGTGGCCGTTCGGGCTCAACTTGGCCCACTCGCCGGCCGTGTGGCGGCGGATGTTCGAGGCGATCCCTTCGCCGAACTTCGGGCTCAACTACGATCCTTCTCATCTGCGTATGCAGTTGATGGACCCCGTGGCGCCGATCCGCGAGTTCGGCCCGCGGATCTTCCACACGCACGCCAAGGACATGCGGATCGATACGCATCGACTCAACGACGTGGGATCGTTGGCGCCGCCGATGGACCGGGCGACGGCGAAGCTGCCGGGGCTCGGCGATATCGACTGGGGGGCGTGGATCGGCGCCCTCGGCGACGCGGGCTACAAGGGGCCCGTGTGCATCGAGGTCGAAGACGAGGCGTACACCGGATCGCTCGCCGAACGGCAGCGGTCGCTGCGGATCAGCCGGAACGTCCTGCGACCGCTGATCGCGGGTTGA
- the trpS gene encoding tryptophan--tRNA ligase has translation MRALSGIQPTGPFHWGNYFGAIQQYIQLQDECDDGSYYFIANLHALTTVRDHEKLREYTLNGAMDLLALGLDPAKAVMFVQSDVPEVSELCWLLLTGTPMGLLERCVSYKDKLAKGLKADAGLFTYPVLQAADILAYDATVVPVGEDQLQHIEVCRDIAQSFNHHFGETFVLPKGKVLDQSARVPGTDGEKMSKSYGNTLAVFDDVKAQRKQIMRIQTDSRPMEDPKDPAGDVLFDLLKLVANAEELAHWEGVYRKGGFGYGDVKKALADASERYWGPARERRAEWAAKPGEVREILAAGAAKARERAAATLKRAQEACGVKGW, from the coding sequence CGACGACGGGTCGTATTACTTCATCGCCAACCTCCACGCGCTCACAACGGTGCGCGACCACGAGAAGCTGCGCGAGTACACGCTTAACGGGGCGATGGATCTGCTCGCGCTGGGGCTCGATCCGGCCAAGGCGGTGATGTTTGTGCAGTCGGACGTGCCGGAGGTGTCAGAGCTTTGCTGGCTGCTGCTGACCGGCACGCCGATGGGCCTGTTGGAGCGTTGCGTCAGTTACAAGGACAAGCTCGCCAAAGGCCTGAAGGCCGACGCGGGGCTCTTTACGTACCCGGTGCTGCAAGCGGCCGACATCCTCGCTTACGACGCGACGGTCGTGCCGGTGGGCGAGGATCAATTGCAGCACATCGAGGTCTGCCGCGACATCGCGCAGAGCTTTAATCATCACTTCGGCGAGACGTTTGTTCTGCCAAAAGGAAAAGTGCTCGATCAGTCGGCGCGCGTGCCGGGGACCGACGGCGAGAAGATGTCAAAGAGTTACGGCAACACGCTGGCCGTGTTCGACGACGTAAAGGCGCAGCGCAAGCAGATCATGCGCATCCAGACCGACAGCCGGCCGATGGAAGACCCGAAGGACCCCGCGGGGGACGTGCTGTTCGACCTGCTCAAGCTCGTCGCGAACGCCGAAGAGCTCGCCCACTGGGAAGGCGTCTACCGGAAGGGGGGCTTCGGCTACGGCGACGTGAAGAAGGCGCTCGCCGACGCGTCGGAGCGTTACTGGGGCCCGGCGCGCGAACGCCGAGCCGAGTGGGCCGCGAAACCGGGCGAGGTGCGCGAGATCCTCGCCGCGGGGGCCGCGAAAGCCCGCGAGCGCGCCGCCGCAACGCTGAAGCGGGCGCAGGAAGCGTGCGGCGTCAAAGGCTGGTAG